The Dendropsophus ebraccatus isolate aDenEbr1 chromosome 6, aDenEbr1.pat, whole genome shotgun sequence nucleotide sequence CCACCATGATCCCGATGTTCTTCTGTTCTCTCCTCACTTCCTGACACTACCGCTGTAACCTTGAAGCCGGTCGTTGCACTGacaggtaaaggccctattccaccaacagatctgacgacagattctctgccaaagatttgaagccaaacccaggaacagactataatcagagatcaggtcataaaggaaagactggatttctcctcttttcaaatctactcctgggtttggcttcaaatctttggcagataatctgtcgtcagatctgttggtggaatagggccttaactcagccagtcactagccTTTCAATTCAGAGACCTGCCCTGGCTCCAGGAAGCAATCAGACAACAGAAGAATATCGGGAGCATAGAGAGGTCATTTATACAGTTTACACAATCATCAGCGACCAACCATTTTAGAtgaggaccaaaagacatgaACAGCCAATGATTACTGTCCTCCTGATGGTCTGTGCAgccaagaaataaaaaaaaaacaaaaaaaaaaacaaaaaaaaacacatttgtctGGACTACCCCTTAAAGGTCTATTATGAAATATTGCATTCAGGATTGGATATCATTTTGCTGGATGGAGACCTTATTCGCACGTTCTGCAATCATGGATCAACTTGATTTCAATTATACTACTGAACATTCCGCTTTTTCACTGATCTACAATCTGTTCCATGAGAAAATAGCACACGTCCTAGTGCGTATCATATGAGCCAATAGTAAGCTACAGGATCCTTGGTATTTACAGGCAATAAAATCCAagcaaacaagttttttttttttttacagatgcacTACATATGCAATTACAGAAATTTTTTCAAgaaccagagtaaaaaaaaaaataaaaatgtgaccCTCATCTTATAAGGCCAATGGGAGCCACATATataaggaatacccctttaacttcatgtgtgtgtgtgttgtaccATTATGTGGTGATCCTTCCTTCATTAATACAATTATCATACAGCAGCCATCTCATAAGTCACAACAAGCCTTTATTTCCTCCAAGGTTTGTGGACATGTCAGACGCTCTTCCTGCAGGTAATTCTTGTCCCATCCCCGGGCTGTAACTCGCCCCATGGCCACTAGAGGGCACCAGTGAGTCAGGAAACAAGTGCGCGGCGGATGAGCAGTCGCTTTGCGGCTGCAGCGCTTTGTTACGTTTTCCGTGGAGGGTGCGAGTCGGAAGCTGTAAGGATGCTGAACGCATTGAAGAGTGACTCGTATGTGGAGCTGAGCCGGTACCGGGACCAGCACTTCAAGGTAACACCCGTCTGCTGTGTCCTGCTGACTGCGGCGCTTCCTTCTGTAGGGCGCTCGCCCGTGGTTTCTCTGAACCGATCACAATCCTCTCATTTCCTGTGCTGTACGCGCAGTGCTCTGCTATcaggcgccccctgcaggagaagGCGCGCCATGGAGCCCATAGCCAGCTCTGCGGCTGACACCTACATGTGTGTGATGGAGCAGGCAGCCACCCTGACTAGCAGTGACATAGGTAACATGGCAAGGGGTCAGGCCCCCAGTGACGCATGCCACTCCAAACCCGCATATCCTCCCCCCAACCACCTCACTCCACATTGCATAATACCACTGTACTATTACTCCATCACATCtactatacaaagaccaatattctccctcagcagtgacaaTATAGAGGTAGATTTGGCTGGATTCTGCAGACTTTGTAAGTGatacatccagtaactcacagggggcAGCTTCTCTTCTTCTGACGTTTTTGTTAATCAAAGTTTTTcactcttccttttcttctccatctggccatcATGAAAACGTCTTCAGCCATTGctcgtctccacaggatctggcagacagacgttttAGGCTTCTCTTTCCAACATCATTCTCATCTCTACACAAactccccatctgtattgcttctagggctgggcgataatggcctaaatcaatatcgcggtttatcgtacatgtagcggcggtaacgataaattgaacaataattatgacacgccccttttaaaagccacaccccttttgaaaaccccattttccgatggtaatacaaacgtggatttattccatataacaatgtgcagcaaacttcacaagtagtacacaacgttttggcatctcctacaccatttaaaagtgccacttgaaaatggtgtaggagatgccaaaacgttgtatattacttgtgaagtttgctgcacattgttatatggaataaatccacgttttcacgtttgtattaccatcagaatatttttactagctgacttgatccaaggtctgggattcatctgctgccacccacagtttgtttattgtgctgcctatattttttgctatatctatctatatactgtggggtagatttctcaaacatggtgtaaagtgaaactggctcagttgcccctagcaaccaatcagattccaccttttattttccaaagagtctgtgagggatgaaaagtggaatctgattggttgctaggggcaactgagccagtttcactttgcaccatgtttgagaaatctaccccagtgtgtgtgtgtgtgtgtgtatatattatatatacatatacatacacacacacataggagatggatagatagatagatacaaaaaaagagaaaaagcagcACTGCTCAATTGGCGTTGGGTTGGTGCCAGCGGACCTAGGTCTTGACTCTTGACCGTATTCAAATAGTAAGTAGATAGCCCACTGCACTCAAAGGGTTAACGGTGCAAAAcgcagatttataaaaaaaaaaaaacgatgtgcTGCACTGTTTTTTTGAATAAATCTACAGTACATTACgcaccattaaccctttgagtgccgtgggctatctacttactagatagatagatagatagatagataggggatagataggagatagataggtagacagtagatatctcctatctatcatttatctatctctctagcTCCTATACCTTTCTATCtaatatctgcccccagtcactgtcacatgctgcccagccccccagccccccccctctcccccccctctcccccccctctcccccccctctcccccccccctctcccccccctctcccccccccctctcccccccctctcccccctctcccccctctcccgcacatacagttggggtcagctATAGGTCAgcacctccatgctcccccggcctctctctcccgcacaggaaggaatcctctgcaccctgtcactcagtgctgtagcacatatatctgctgGCAGCGTCCCGGGCAGATcgtcacacacggctgcttcACCACTGCCAAAAGATGAGGCaaggaggattcctgtgcgggacagagtgcggtgcccggtggggggaggatgtgctgacccatacctgaccccagcagccactttatgtacgggagaggggaggcagggtacgccgtgcagcttccagagccgcccggaagcagcagcagcactgagcacacagcacgcctgtgcgcagcctgtcacatctccagtcttcctcctcAGGAAGATTAACAGAGGGaagcagagcatgcggccgcagggtgaggaggaggaggagggaggggagaaataccgcagataccgtcctggcagagttgaggtcggttaaccgacgccagagacggtatcagtattttgacggtataccgcccagccctaattgcttcacacagtatcggtgcccatctgtgcccccatataagcagttacgCTCATTATGTCCCTCCAAATAGTAGACAATCTCCCTCAGTGCTTCTTCATAGCACTGGTCTTCTCTGTGCACCTGTATAATATAGGCCTGGCCtctatgcccccatgtagtagttaggtcccgTCTGTGCATCCATCCAGCAGACTTAACTATGTCCCATACAGTGGTTAGgtgcctctgtgtccccatatagtctgtaggccacctctgtgcatccccctgtTAGTTATCCCCTGCTGGTAAATTGATATACACCATGTAGGCAATCCCTCTTACCCCCTTGTCTCATAGACAATACTTCCTGTTATTTCCACTGTAGTaagacccctcccctgtagtattCTACCCCCATCATGCTAGCCCCATGGATAAAAACACTTTCCTGGCTCTGCAGTCCTcagaccagggccgtttctaccacCGTGCGCGCCGGCCGGGGCGCAGTAACCCGCACTGACATCTGATCACCGCCCCCCCGGCACATATGATCGCTGCAGCGCCACCCCCCGGCACATGTGATCGCCGCCCCTCCAGGGACACCTGATCGACGCAGCGTCGCCCTCAGGAACTTGTGATCGCCGACAACCCGGCACACCTGTCGTCGCAGCGCCGCCTCCCGGCACATGTGATATCCGCCCCTCCTGGGACACCTGATTGCCGCAGCGCCGCCCCCCGCCACATGTGATCGAAAgcactaatgggggggggggtgttacggcGATCAGGTGTGCCGCGGAGGGTACTGTGAGGTGAAGTTGCTGGCCTCCTGGGCCGGTCCCGGCCCCCTCTATGCCTGGCTACATCCCCCGCCCACTGTGACATGCCTACGTCACCTCCACGGTTCCCGGCTCACATCCCTAGCGCTGCCCTTACTACTCAGACGCCGCCCTCACGTTCCCAgggcccccctcttctctccagcGCCGCCCTCGCCCCTGATCTTGTTCTTGCCCGCCATTTGCAGATTCCCGCCTGGCCTGTAGTGAGGAGCAGAGAAAGGctgcacaggagcagcagcaggtagTAAAAATAAGTATAAATGAAGAAAACTGTAACGTAAGCTTAAGCGTGGAagctgggcccctagaattaaaaaaaattgattataatgaaaaattgtgaactacacctcccagcatgccctgacactgtcatttataaaccttcaggaactgctgggagtggtagttctcccaacaaaataaaaatagatgtattttgtagggagaactataactcccagcagtttctgaaggtatatagctgtcagtgcatgctaggagttgcagttcccaatctatggggttgggtgttacattttttaatcatgtaaatgaattttccagaactatgtaacgcccaaccccatagattgggaactacaactcccttcatgccctaGCAGCTAGAAACCtttaggaactgctgggagttgtagttctcccaattaaatgaaaataaaaaaggatgtTGTAGGGAGATCTATAACTCCCAGaagttactgaaggtatatagctgtcagggcatgctaggagttgtagttcacaatctatggcAGGGGTATTCAACAACTTTTAGCGAGGAgccacttactggggtctattgtcacgtgaaggtctgagctgaacatcagtagtaaacgtgttgcgcttcctaagtagtatatagcccccctgttactcccccagtagtatatagacccctgtgcgctcccccagtagtatatagacccctgtgcgctcccccagtagtatatagacccctgtgcgctcccccagtagtatatagccccgttactccctcagttgtatatagacccctgttactcccccagtagtatatagacccctgtgcgctcccccagtagtatatagtccccctgttactcccccggtagtatatagcccccctgttactcccccagtagtaaatagacccctgttactcccccagtagtatatagacctctgtgcgctcccccagtagtatatagtccccctgttactcccccggtagtatatagaccccctgttactcccccggtagtatatagaccccctgttactcccccagtactatatagaccccctgttactcccccagtagtatatagaccccctgtcactcccccagtagtatatagacgcctgtgcgctccccaagtagtatatagacccctgtttgctcctgaattactactgtttgaagCCTGTGTGCTCCTGTATTGCTGCTGTTTGAAGCCTGTGTGCTCCGGTATTGCTGCTGTTTGAAGCCTGTGTGCTCCTGTATTGCTGCTGTTTGAAGCCTGTGTGCTCCGGTATTGCTGCTGTTTGAAGCCTGTGTGCTCCGGTATTGCTGCTGTTTGAAGCCTGTGTGCTCCGGTATTGCTGCTGTTTGAAGCCTGTGTGCTCCGGTATTGCTGCTGTTTGAAGCCTGTGTGCTCCGGTATTGCTGCTGTTTGAAGCCTGTGTGCTCCGGTATTGCTGCTGTTTGAAGCCTGTGTGCTCCGGTATTGCTGCTGTTTGAAGCCTGTGTGCTCCGGTATTGCTGCTGTTTGAAGCCTAAGTGCTCCTGTATTGCTGCTGTTTGAAGCCTAAGTGCTCCTGTATTGTTCCTGTATGGGGCCTGTGTgtcagtatttattttatttataatttatcttATTGGCACATTATTTGCCTTTCAGAGTATTATTTGCTAAATTGTATTATTTGGAAATAGAGacgtttaaaaaatgtatatgtatccgaaccttttttttttggggggggggcgctttttttCACATTCGCCCTGTAgctaaaatgacctagaaactgccctgcctcAGACATTCCTTTCTAGTGAGCTGAAGGTGTGTGGAACGCGGCATAGGTAGGTAGAACGTCCACAAACTAAGGGGGCAGGCCCCGCAGAGGATGGCACTAGCACACAGCCACAGACTAACGGCccaccacacatatacacagatacacccagcactacacacAGGCATCGTCTCACCACACACAGAAACACGGATAGACATGTGATGAATGGGCAGAACACAGCCGGGGCTCCGACTCTTGCTGTTCAGCAGCTGCCTGCATCCATTGGTCTGTGTGACCCATGAATGCAAGCAGCTCGCTAAACTTTGGGACAGAgtgaggtggcaaggggggccctgCCACAACCGTGACCGCTGTAGCTGCGCCACTGCTCACAAGGGGTTTTTCCttttacttttgacatgtcattgagaTGGAGTTTGAGTGTTAATATTCCTGCAGCTAGTTAGAGCTAATAGAAGCACATGGTtgagcacttcactccctggcttgctACGATCAAAAGACGTCAAAAGATTTTTTTGAGTGATGGTTGAGTTTCAGCTATGTATTAATAGAGTGCAAGGTGTATACAAATCTAGCAAAAAACAATGTATAATTCACTGAATTCATTTTTGTCATTCAGTCCTTGAAATATGTAATAAGGTATGCTTCTTTCTTTAATAAGGTAATATGTCTGTCACCACCTTCTTTTGGGAGATTAACCTTCTCTAGGCTGGTGAACCCCATTTAAGGAGTAGTGGCCCTTTAATATAATGGGCTCTATGCTTCTCCTCCATCCTTCACAGGTAGGATGTGTTGTTCAGAGGTCTGGAAGTGTTGTTTGCCATGTACAATGGCACAGTGTTTGGGATTGCAGAGCTCACCTTATCAtatcttttccccccttcccTTTAGGGTAACAGAGACGATCAAGAGAAGCTCCTGAAGCAAAGCTGCACTCTGTATGTTGGAAACCTGTCATTTTATACTACAGAAGAGCAAATCCATGAATTATTCAGTAAAAGTGGAGATGTGAAGAAAATAGTTATGGGCCTTGATGAGGTGAAGAAGACGGCATGTGGCTTCTGCTTTGTAGAGTATCCTTTAAGTGATAAATTTGACATTTGAAATTTAGCATTTTCTTATTGTTGGGCTtctgaaaataataaaacaaatctgGCTATTCTTGTAGTTACAGCCCATACTTCCATTACCTCCAGATGGCACTTGGTATTGCAAGGAGGAGCACCTGTCCCTTATTTGTAGGTCTCCCAGAAGGAAATAGGCAGCACTTTGGGAAGCAAGTAAACAATGATTCCTTTATCAATCCATGTTGT carries:
- the LOC138794868 gene encoding nuclear cap-binding protein subunit 2; the protein is MSSRFAAAALCYVFRGGCESEAVRMLNALKSDSYVELSRYRDQHFKGNRDDQEKLLKQSCTLYVGNLSFYTTEEQIHELFSKSGDVKKIVMGLDEVKKTACGFCFVEYYTRADTEHAMRFINGTRLDDRIIRTDWDAGFKEGRQYGRGKSGGQVRDEYRQDYDAGRGGYGKVVQDTLKECAPFQRIQ